The Virgibacillus siamensis genome includes a region encoding these proteins:
- a CDS encoding Arc family DNA binding domain-containing protein: MVKKKNFPLRIDPKLYDILQSWAKDEFRSVNSHVEYLLRESAKKAGRLPKSEDKKIGED, translated from the coding sequence ATGGTTAAAAAGAAAAATTTCCCGCTGAGAATAGATCCGAAGCTATATGATATTTTACAATCCTGGGCCAAGGATGAATTCCGCAGTGTCAACAGTCATGTGGAATACCTGCTGCGTGAATCCGCCAAGAAAGCCGGTCGCTTGCCTAAATCAGAGGATAAAAAAATTGGAGAAGATTAA
- a CDS encoding ATP-dependent Clp protease ATP-binding subunit, whose translation MKCQNCGIQPATINVAMQINNETMQMHVCNKCFREIQGQMMNGGFNAGHSQQGGFADKFFQGNGQSFTNTKTQQNTGNGNGLLDEMGKNVTHAARAGLIDPVIGRDNEVKRVIETLNRRNKNNPVLIGEPGVGKTAIAEGLALKITEGDVPAKLMNKEIYLLDVASLVANTGVRGQFEERMKQLVKELHERTDVILFVDEIHLLVGAGTAEGSQMDAGNILKPALARGEMQLIGATTLKEYRKIEKDAALERRFQPIIVKEPSVEDAVQILNGIKDRYEKFHEVRYSDKAINAFVTLSQRYIQDRFLPDKAIDLMDEVGSRLNLANAEKDSNSIQQKIDDVVKEKEEAAEQEDYERAANLRYQEIQLQKQLDKAKDDEQVIDVDVSDIQLIVEEKTGIPVTKLATDEQEKMRDLAENLGTKVIGQAVAVNKVAKAVRRSRAGLKSKYRPIGSFLFIGPTGVGKTELTKALAEELFGSRDSLIRLDMSEYMEKHAVSKIIGSPPGYVGHEEAGQLTERVRRNPYSILLLDEIEKAHPDVQNMFLQIMEDGHLTDSHGRTVSFKDTVIIMTSNAGTGVKEINVGFNKAEHESVSTLENLSAYFKPEFLNRFDSIITFNELTEDNLMEIVDLMLHDLEETIEENNINITISDEAKHELVRLGYDRRFGARPLRRVIQDKIEDQLTDLILEEETVDSVQVNVDDGEIVVAKSE comes from the coding sequence ATGAAATGTCAAAACTGTGGTATTCAACCAGCAACAATAAATGTAGCCATGCAAATAAACAATGAAACCATGCAAATGCACGTATGTAATAAATGTTTTCGCGAAATCCAAGGTCAGATGATGAATGGCGGATTTAATGCCGGCCATAGTCAGCAAGGCGGCTTTGCCGATAAATTTTTCCAAGGCAATGGTCAAAGCTTTACCAATACGAAAACACAGCAAAATACCGGCAATGGCAATGGTCTGCTTGATGAAATGGGTAAAAACGTAACCCATGCAGCTCGGGCAGGACTGATTGACCCGGTTATCGGACGTGACAATGAAGTTAAACGCGTGATTGAAACATTGAACCGCCGCAATAAAAACAACCCGGTTTTAATTGGTGAGCCTGGTGTTGGTAAAACCGCAATTGCGGAAGGACTTGCGCTGAAAATTACGGAGGGCGATGTTCCAGCCAAACTGATGAATAAGGAAATTTATCTGCTTGATGTTGCATCACTTGTTGCGAATACAGGCGTCCGCGGCCAATTCGAAGAGCGAATGAAACAGCTTGTTAAGGAACTGCATGAACGTACAGATGTCATCCTGTTTGTGGATGAAATTCATCTATTAGTTGGAGCAGGCACTGCAGAAGGTTCCCAAATGGACGCAGGTAACATTCTAAAACCTGCACTTGCACGCGGGGAAATGCAGTTGATTGGTGCAACAACACTGAAGGAATATCGTAAAATTGAAAAGGACGCAGCACTTGAACGCCGCTTCCAGCCAATTATCGTAAAAGAACCTTCTGTGGAAGATGCAGTGCAAATTTTGAATGGTATTAAAGACCGTTACGAAAAATTCCACGAGGTTCGTTATTCCGACAAGGCGATTAACGCATTCGTAACCTTGTCACAGCGCTATATTCAGGATCGTTTTTTGCCGGATAAAGCAATTGATTTGATGGATGAAGTTGGTTCACGATTGAATCTTGCCAACGCTGAGAAAGACTCGAATTCCATTCAGCAAAAAATTGATGATGTTGTGAAAGAGAAAGAAGAAGCTGCTGAACAGGAAGACTATGAACGTGCAGCAAACCTGAGATATCAGGAAATCCAGCTGCAAAAACAACTTGATAAAGCAAAAGATGATGAACAAGTAATTGATGTGGATGTTTCCGACATTCAATTGATTGTGGAAGAAAAAACCGGTATTCCTGTAACGAAACTGGCAACAGACGAACAGGAAAAAATGAGAGACCTTGCCGAGAATCTTGGCACAAAAGTAATTGGACAGGCTGTGGCGGTTAACAAAGTTGCCAAAGCAGTTCGCCGCAGTCGTGCCGGATTGAAATCCAAGTACCGTCCAATCGGTTCATTCCTGTTCATTGGTCCGACCGGTGTCGGTAAAACGGAACTGACCAAAGCGCTCGCCGAAGAATTATTTGGCTCGCGGGACAGTCTGATCCGGCTTGATATGAGTGAGTATATGGAAAAACACGCCGTGTCTAAAATTATCGGTTCACCTCCAGGCTATGTAGGCCACGAGGAAGCAGGACAATTAACGGAACGTGTGCGCCGCAATCCTTATTCAATCCTGTTGCTTGATGAGATTGAAAAAGCGCATCCTGACGTACAAAACATGTTCCTGCAAATCATGGAAGATGGTCATTTGACCGATTCGCATGGCCGTACAGTAAGCTTTAAAGATACGGTCATCATCATGACAAGTAACGCCGGAACAGGTGTGAAAGAAATCAATGTCGGTTTCAACAAAGCAGAACACGAATCCGTATCAACGCTGGAGAACCTAAGTGCATATTTCAAACCGGAATTTCTAAACCGATTTGACAGCATCATTACCTTCAATGAACTGACAGAAGATAATCTGATGGAAATTGTTGACCTGATGCTGCATGATCTTGAAGAGACTATTGAAGAAAACAATATTAACATTACTATTTCAGATGAGGCAAAACACGAACTGGTCCGACTCGGATATGACCGCCGCTTTGGTGCACGTCCACTGCGCCGTGTCATCCAGGATAAAATTGAAGATCAGCTCACAGACCTGATTCTGGAAGAAGAAACTGTTGATTCAGTTCAGGTAAATGTTGATGATGGTGAAATTGTTGTTGCAAAAAGCGAATAA
- a CDS encoding SPFH domain-containing protein → MREKDAWVMNGFVGIVAIIVLLAVTVFGFFQEFFVLGVICLILAAALGSGITLIQPNQSVVVIFLGKYMGSIRKEGIVITVPFSIRKTISLRVRNFNSKRLKVNDVNGNPIEIAAVIVFKVVDSAKAVFDVDRYEQFVEIQSETAIRAVATKYPYDTFTDDEMTLRGNAEEVSNHLAKELQERLTVAGVEVIETRLTHLAYSTEIAQAMLQRQQASAIIAARKQIVDGAVGMVQDAIEQIERDGIVELDEERRVAMINNLLVSIVSDHGTQPVVNTGSLYQ, encoded by the coding sequence ATGCGTGAAAAAGATGCCTGGGTAATGAATGGATTTGTCGGGATTGTTGCTATCATCGTATTGCTTGCCGTAACAGTATTTGGTTTTTTTCAGGAATTTTTCGTACTCGGGGTTATTTGTTTAATACTTGCAGCTGCGTTGGGAAGCGGCATCACCTTAATCCAGCCGAATCAGTCAGTGGTTGTTATTTTCCTTGGTAAATACATGGGAAGTATTCGGAAAGAGGGAATCGTCATTACAGTTCCATTCTCCATTCGTAAGACGATTTCACTTCGGGTTCGCAACTTCAATAGTAAACGCCTGAAAGTCAATGATGTGAATGGTAACCCAATCGAAATAGCGGCTGTAATTGTTTTTAAAGTGGTTGATTCCGCAAAGGCAGTTTTTGATGTAGACCGTTATGAACAATTCGTTGAAATCCAGAGTGAAACCGCCATTCGCGCGGTCGCAACGAAATACCCGTATGATACATTTACCGATGATGAAATGACATTAAGGGGAAATGCCGAGGAAGTATCGAACCATTTGGCAAAAGAACTTCAGGAGCGTTTGACTGTTGCCGGTGTGGAAGTTATCGAAACACGGCTCACTCACCTTGCCTATTCAACGGAAATAGCACAAGCAATGCTGCAGCGCCAGCAGGCAAGCGCAATTATTGCAGCGCGCAAACAAATTGTTGATGGTGCTGTCGGAATGGTTCAGGACGCAATCGAACAAATCGAGCGGGATGGTATTGTAGAACTGGATGAGGAGCGCCGTGTAGCGATGATCAACAATCTGCTCGTTTCCATTGTTTCCGATCACGGTACACAGCCGGTCGTCAATACAGGATCACTGTATCAGTAG
- a CDS encoding ComEC/Rec2 family competence protein, which yields MVFFLMTGQAGYIHADKQPKMDVHFIDVGQGDSMLIQTPSGKNILIDGGPPDAGNKVVSFLERHDVDEIDLLVATHPDIDHIGGFPRILKSVEVEQLLDSGKMYTTKTYARYISQILFYKVPVTIAEENELVNVDPHVKIRVLNAHSGTEDNNESSIVLQVSFKKIDFLLMADVREKQEEQLIKKYNLDSEIIKIAHHGSSTSTSIDFLKEVSPQLAVISYGKENDFGHPVNRVIDNLDKVKADIYSTAVYGDITIRSDGNSYMVLTEKTPISIFEAG from the coding sequence ATGGTATTTTTTTTAATGACTGGTCAAGCCGGCTACATACATGCGGATAAGCAGCCGAAGATGGATGTGCACTTTATCGATGTTGGGCAGGGCGACAGCATGCTGATTCAAACTCCTTCCGGCAAAAATATACTGATTGATGGTGGACCGCCCGATGCCGGAAATAAAGTTGTGTCTTTTCTTGAAAGGCATGATGTGGATGAGATTGATTTACTCGTTGCAACCCATCCCGATATTGACCATATTGGTGGATTTCCGCGAATCCTGAAATCAGTTGAGGTAGAACAACTGCTTGACTCAGGGAAAATGTATACAACGAAGACATATGCCAGATATATAAGTCAGATCCTGTTTTATAAAGTTCCGGTTACGATTGCCGAAGAAAACGAATTGGTAAACGTGGATCCACACGTCAAAATAAGGGTTCTTAACGCACACAGCGGTACAGAAGATAATAATGAATCATCCATCGTTTTACAGGTCAGTTTTAAAAAGATTGACTTTTTGCTGATGGCCGATGTACGTGAAAAACAGGAAGAACAGCTGATTAAAAAATACAATCTTGATTCTGAGATTATTAAAATTGCTCATCATGGATCAAGTACAAGCACCTCAATTGATTTTTTAAAAGAAGTAAGTCCGCAGCTCGCGGTAATCAGTTATGGTAAAGAGAATGATTTTGGCCATCCGGTAAACCGGGTGATTGATAATCTGGATAAGGTTAAAGCTGATATCTATTCCACTGCGGTTTACGGTGATATAACCATCCGTTCTGATGGGAACAGTTATATGGTTTTGACCGAAAAAACGCCAATCAGTATATTTGAGGCTGGATAA